From one Stieleria sp. JC731 genomic stretch:
- a CDS encoding ArsR/SmtB family transcription factor, which translates to MSATTQAKIAKQIASQADVFSALGDPTRLSLLCQLGEGSLYSITQLAEGRPQTRQSIRKHLQILESVRLVTATRRGREQLFQIEPKAIRSAAQSLEAIGRQWEDALGRLKDFVEGSSAK; encoded by the coding sequence ATGTCAGCAACGACGCAGGCTAAGATCGCCAAGCAAATCGCTTCTCAAGCGGATGTGTTTTCGGCGCTGGGCGATCCGACTCGACTGTCACTACTTTGCCAACTGGGCGAAGGCAGTTTGTATTCCATCACCCAGCTTGCCGAGGGAAGACCGCAGACTCGGCAATCGATCCGCAAACATTTGCAGATCCTCGAAAGTGTTCGACTGGTAACGGCGACGCGTCGTGGCCGCGAACAGCTCTTTCAGATCGAACCCAAAGCGATCCGATCGGCGGCCCAATCACTCGAAGCAATTGGCCGCCAATGGGAAGACGCTCTCGGTCGCCTAAAAGATTTCGTCGAAGGTTCTTCGGCAAAATGA
- the gdhA gene encoding NADP-specific glutamate dehydrogenase: MSAQEELEQFISGLKKRNPHEEEFHQAVEEVASSVMPWYLDHEHYRKAQILERVTEPDRIVTFRVCWETDDGDVRANRAWRVQFNHSLGPYKGGLRFHPSVTQSVLKFLGFEQIFKNSLTGLPMGGAKGGSNFNPKGKSEREVMRFCQSMMTELHRHIGEDVDVPAGDIGVGGREISYLFGQYMRLENRWSGVLTGKGLAFGGSAVRTEATGYGCVYFCEHMLNQHSEALEGKRVAISGSGNVALYAAEKAIEKGTKVVTLSDSAGFVHIKDGLSEQQLHFVKELKETRRGRISELADEFPSVQYHHDARPWGVPCDVALPCATQNEMDDSDAMQLVRSGCIAVCEGANMPLTADAAKVLADNNVLHAPGKASNAGGVAVSGLEQSQNAMRISWSREEVDERLRSIIANIHARCVEYGHKQGRVNYVDGANIAGFKKVADAMLAYGVV; encoded by the coding sequence ATGTCCGCCCAAGAAGAGCTCGAACAATTCATTTCCGGGCTGAAGAAACGCAACCCGCACGAAGAGGAATTCCATCAGGCCGTCGAGGAAGTCGCATCCTCGGTCATGCCTTGGTATCTGGACCACGAACATTATCGCAAGGCACAGATACTTGAACGAGTTACTGAGCCGGACCGCATCGTCACTTTCCGGGTGTGCTGGGAAACAGACGATGGCGACGTCCGGGCAAACCGTGCCTGGCGAGTGCAGTTCAATCACTCGCTGGGTCCTTACAAGGGCGGTTTGCGATTTCACCCATCGGTAACCCAGAGCGTCTTAAAGTTCCTAGGTTTTGAGCAGATCTTTAAGAACAGCTTGACTGGGTTGCCGATGGGTGGTGCCAAAGGCGGTTCGAACTTTAACCCCAAAGGCAAATCCGAACGTGAGGTGATGCGGTTCTGTCAGTCGATGATGACTGAGTTACATCGACACATCGGTGAAGACGTCGACGTGCCTGCGGGTGATATCGGTGTCGGCGGCCGAGAGATCAGTTATCTGTTCGGCCAATACATGAGACTCGAAAACCGTTGGAGCGGTGTGCTAACCGGCAAAGGGTTAGCGTTCGGCGGAAGCGCGGTGCGGACCGAAGCGACCGGCTATGGTTGTGTGTACTTTTGCGAACACATGCTGAACCAACATAGCGAGGCACTCGAAGGGAAACGTGTCGCGATTAGCGGCAGTGGCAACGTCGCGCTTTATGCGGCAGAAAAGGCGATCGAGAAAGGCACGAAAGTTGTCACGCTCAGCGATTCGGCAGGGTTCGTCCATATCAAAGACGGCTTGTCGGAGCAGCAGTTACATTTCGTCAAAGAGTTGAAAGAAACACGTCGCGGCCGGATCTCTGAATTGGCGGACGAGTTTCCTTCGGTTCAATACCATCACGACGCAAGACCGTGGGGAGTCCCCTGTGATGTTGCTCTGCCGTGTGCGACACAAAACGAAATGGATGACAGTGACGCGATGCAATTAGTCCGTTCTGGCTGCATCGCGGTTTGTGAAGGTGCGAACATGCCGTTGACGGCTGATGCGGCAAAGGTGCTCGCTGACAACAACGTTTTGCACGCACCAGGTAAAGCATCCAACGCGGGCGGCGTCGCTGTCAGCGGATTGGAGCAAAGTCAAAACGCGATGCGAATCAGTTGGTCGCGCGAAGAGGTTGATGAACGGTTGCGTTCGATCATCGCCAATATTCACGCCCGATGTGTCGAGTATGGGCACAAGCAGGGGCGTGTGAACTATGTTGACGGTGCGAACATCGCCGGATTCAAGAAAGTAGCCGACGCGATGTTGGCTTACGGTGTGGTGTAA
- a CDS encoding nitrilase-related carbon-nitrogen hydrolase: MKIVAIQLDMVWEDRPANHQRVKELMSSAEIDAGSLVILPEMFETGFSMNPDHTQQSEQREGESLLRQLAAEYDVAMMGGVVNRYAATDAANECVAFAPDGTELVRYRKMRPFSLSGEGRHYPAGQSHRVFQWQGVKIAPFICYDLRFPEIFRDAIRDGAELITLIACWPGKRSEHWVRLLQARAIENLACVVGVNRCGEEPQLQFDGRSSAFDYMGSCLFEADDQAQVLKTELDIEGLRRWRDKFPALRDM; the protein is encoded by the coding sequence ATGAAAATCGTCGCCATTCAACTGGACATGGTTTGGGAAGACCGCCCAGCAAATCATCAACGCGTTAAAGAGTTGATGAGCAGCGCCGAAATCGACGCTGGATCTCTGGTCATCCTTCCGGAAATGTTTGAAACGGGATTCAGCATGAATCCAGACCACACGCAACAGTCGGAGCAGCGTGAGGGTGAGTCATTGCTGCGTCAGTTGGCAGCGGAGTATGACGTCGCGATGATGGGCGGCGTTGTCAATCGATATGCTGCCACAGACGCCGCGAATGAGTGTGTCGCGTTTGCCCCCGACGGTACCGAACTGGTTCGCTATCGCAAAATGCGACCGTTTTCGCTGTCTGGCGAAGGCCGTCACTACCCGGCTGGTCAATCACACCGCGTGTTTCAGTGGCAGGGTGTCAAAATCGCACCGTTTATCTGTTACGACCTTCGATTCCCTGAGATCTTTCGTGATGCGATTCGCGATGGTGCCGAACTGATTACTTTGATCGCATGTTGGCCCGGAAAGCGATCCGAACATTGGGTGCGTTTGTTACAAGCACGTGCGATCGAGAATCTTGCATGCGTGGTGGGTGTGAATCGCTGCGGCGAAGAACCCCAACTGCAATTCGATGGGCGGAGTTCTGCGTTCGACTACATGGGCAGCTGTTTATTCGAAGCCGATGACCAAGCTCAGGTCTTAAAAACCGAACTGGATATCGAAGGCCTGCGTCGATGGCGTGACAAGTTTCCGGCCCTGCGGGACATGTGA
- a CDS encoding VIT1/CCC1 transporter family protein — protein sequence MTLQRPNRQELQEQHSASKIRDRLKREHRADYLSDLVYGGIDGTVTTFAVVSGVAGAGLSSDIVIILGFANLIGDGFSMAASNYLGTRVDQQLHQNVRETEKHHIDTYPEGEREEIRQIFAAKGFEGDDLERAVEIITQDRNRWINTMLTDEYGLSLVQRSPIKAAVTTMVAFNIIGFVPLLAFVISAVAPSLVPAPYLISTLLTCAAFFLVGAIKSKFVAERWYYAGTETLLVGGSAAGLAYIVGAWLANITS from the coding sequence ATGACTTTGCAACGCCCCAACCGGCAAGAGCTTCAAGAACAGCACAGCGCGAGCAAGATACGTGACCGCTTGAAACGGGAACATCGAGCGGACTACCTATCAGACTTGGTCTACGGCGGAATCGACGGAACTGTCACAACGTTCGCGGTCGTCTCGGGAGTCGCCGGGGCTGGGCTATCATCAGATATCGTAATCATCCTCGGGTTTGCCAACCTAATCGGTGATGGCTTCTCGATGGCCGCCAGCAACTACTTGGGCACTCGCGTCGATCAGCAACTGCATCAAAACGTTCGCGAGACTGAAAAGCACCACATCGATACCTACCCCGAAGGCGAACGAGAAGAGATTCGGCAGATCTTTGCAGCCAAGGGTTTTGAGGGTGACGACTTGGAACGCGCCGTCGAGATCATCACCCAAGATCGGAACCGCTGGATCAATACGATGCTGACGGACGAATACGGACTAAGCCTGGTTCAGCGATCGCCGATCAAAGCCGCCGTGACCACGATGGTGGCCTTCAATATCATCGGCTTTGTGCCGCTACTCGCTTTCGTGATTTCGGCAGTCGCACCGTCACTGGTCCCCGCCCCTTATCTGATCAGCACCTTACTGACCTGTGCGGCTTTCTTTTTAGTTGGCGCGATCAAATCAAAGTTTGTTGCCGAACGTTGGTACTATGCAGGGACGGAAACATTGCTTGTTGGCGGTTCCGCAGCCGGGTTGGCTTACATTGTTGGTGCTTGGCTGGCGAATATTACCAGCTAG
- a CDS encoding Gfo/Idh/MocA family protein, with translation MTKRTNRRTFLGQTAAAGAIGAGYFTGVSTKLHAQDSALQGLTAACIGVGGKGSSDSSHIAEHGVKLVGLCDVDSIYLDKKALDHPSAEKFSDFREMLDKLGDKVDIVTVSTPDHTHAAAAVRAMRMKKHVYCQKPLTWSISEARLMRKTAEETGVVTQMGNQGTSEDGLREAVEVIRSGAIGDVSEVHVWSNRPVWPQGQGRPAGEDPVPDSLNWDAWIGPAPMRPFKKAAYHSFNWRGWVDFGTGALGDMACHTTNMPVMALKLWDPVAVTAVKNPGIVEGESYPASSSILFEFPEREGLPACKFHWYDGGELPSDDLLSQLPARYQKKIAEQRAGGGKQSGALVVGSKGMLFSENDYGARYVLLPRDQYADYKLPEQTLPRIPFKGNNDLRQKWEFVASVKGEYEPGTMSNFGYAGRLTETILVGNLALRAGEGQRIEWDAENLKSTNTPAVNEFVAREYREGWEI, from the coding sequence ATGACCAAGCGGACGAATCGTCGAACCTTCCTAGGGCAAACCGCAGCTGCGGGTGCCATCGGAGCGGGATACTTCACCGGCGTCTCAACAAAGCTGCACGCGCAAGACTCGGCGCTGCAAGGTCTGACCGCCGCATGTATCGGTGTCGGCGGGAAAGGCAGTAGCGACTCGAGCCACATCGCCGAACATGGCGTCAAGCTGGTCGGCCTGTGCGATGTCGATTCGATTTACCTCGACAAAAAAGCTCTCGACCATCCTAGCGCTGAAAAGTTTTCGGACTTCCGCGAAATGCTTGACAAGCTGGGTGACAAAGTTGACATCGTCACCGTCAGCACGCCTGACCACACCCACGCCGCTGCTGCCGTTCGCGCGATGCGAATGAAGAAGCACGTTTACTGCCAAAAGCCTTTGACTTGGTCCATCAGCGAAGCTCGCCTGATGCGAAAGACCGCTGAAGAAACCGGCGTTGTCACTCAGATGGGCAACCAGGGCACCAGCGAAGACGGTCTGCGTGAAGCTGTCGAAGTGATCCGCAGTGGCGCGATCGGCGACGTTTCAGAAGTTCACGTCTGGTCCAACCGACCCGTTTGGCCACAAGGTCAAGGTCGCCCTGCAGGCGAAGACCCAGTGCCGGACAGCTTGAACTGGGATGCATGGATCGGCCCAGCACCGATGCGTCCATTCAAGAAAGCCGCATACCACTCGTTCAACTGGCGTGGTTGGGTTGACTTCGGTACCGGAGCACTTGGTGACATGGCTTGCCACACCACCAACATGCCCGTCATGGCGCTGAAGCTTTGGGACCCCGTTGCCGTTACCGCGGTTAAGAACCCAGGTATCGTCGAAGGCGAAAGCTATCCCGCAAGCAGCTCGATCCTGTTCGAATTCCCAGAACGCGAAGGCCTGCCAGCTTGCAAGTTCCATTGGTACGACGGTGGCGAATTGCCATCGGACGATTTGCTTAGCCAACTGCCAGCACGTTACCAAAAGAAAATCGCCGAGCAGCGCGCCGGTGGTGGAAAGCAAAGTGGTGCGTTGGTCGTCGGTAGCAAAGGCATGCTGTTCAGCGAAAATGATTACGGCGCTCGCTACGTGTTGCTGCCACGTGATCAGTACGCTGATTACAAACTGCCTGAGCAAACGCTGCCACGTATCCCGTTCAAAGGCAACAACGACTTGCGTCAAAAATGGGAATTCGTTGCGAGCGTCAAAGGTGAATACGAGCCCGGCACGATGTCAAACTTTGGCTACGCTGGCCGCCTAACCGAAACCATCTTGGTCGGTAACTTGGCCCTGCGTGCTGGTGAAGGTCAACGCATCGAGTGGGATGCCGAAAACCTGAAGAGCACCAACACGCCAGCGGTTAATGAATTCGTTGCTCGCGAATACCGCGAAGGCTGGGAAATCTAA
- a CDS encoding SRPBCC family protein: MEGLSDRIEKQVEINASIENVWNALTDYQAFGKWFRVNLECPFIVGEKSFGQITYPGYEHVRMEVEVVAIEPMRRFAFLWHPYAIEPGVDYSGEPPTTVEFTLSEVDSGTMLKVIESGFDRIPEARRSEAFRMNEGGWAEQMNNIERYVSNDAG; the protein is encoded by the coding sequence ATGGAAGGGCTATCAGATCGGATCGAAAAACAGGTCGAAATCAATGCCTCGATCGAAAATGTTTGGAATGCATTGACCGATTATCAAGCGTTCGGAAAGTGGTTTCGTGTTAACCTGGAATGTCCGTTCATCGTGGGGGAAAAGTCGTTCGGGCAGATCACCTATCCCGGATACGAACATGTACGAATGGAGGTCGAAGTTGTCGCGATCGAACCGATGCGGCGATTCGCTTTTCTGTGGCATCCCTACGCGATCGAACCAGGCGTCGACTACTCTGGTGAACCACCGACGACGGTCGAATTCACGCTCAGCGAAGTTGATTCGGGGACTATGCTAAAGGTGATTGAATCTGGATTCGATAGAATTCCGGAAGCGAGACGCAGTGAAGCGTTTCGGATGAACGAAGGAGGCTGGGCCGAACAGATGAATAACATAGAACGCTATGTCAGCAACGACGCAGGCTAA
- a CDS encoding DUF1579 domain-containing protein has protein sequence MKFAAIRSIAAGLLLITGTFAGNVIAQDVPEMPKPTTEHQWLDKFTGKWATDCSAKMGPDQADVECKGHMTSRSVGGFWVINEMKGEMSGMPMIGVQTIGYDKAKGKFVGTWIDSSNSFMWKYEGSLNKEKTTLTLEAEGPNFFVDGKMANFRDIYEFTSDDQFLLKSQIESEDGQWITFMSGTATRQSK, from the coding sequence ATGAAGTTTGCCGCCATTCGTTCTATCGCAGCTGGATTGTTGCTGATCACTGGAACTTTCGCAGGGAACGTGATTGCACAGGACGTGCCCGAGATGCCGAAACCGACCACGGAACACCAATGGCTTGACAAGTTCACGGGAAAGTGGGCTACCGACTGTTCCGCGAAGATGGGCCCTGATCAAGCCGATGTGGAATGCAAGGGACACATGACTTCGCGATCCGTTGGCGGATTTTGGGTCATCAACGAAATGAAAGGTGAGATGTCAGGAATGCCGATGATTGGTGTCCAAACGATTGGCTATGACAAAGCCAAAGGAAAGTTCGTTGGCACATGGATCGACTCGTCCAACTCGTTCATGTGGAAATACGAAGGCTCACTGAACAAGGAGAAGACAACGCTGACCTTGGAAGCCGAAGGCCCGAACTTTTTCGTCGACGGAAAGATGGCTAACTTCCGCGACATTTATGAATTCACATCCGACGATCAGTTTTTGCTGAAGTCACAGATCGAATCCGAAGACGGTCAATGGATAACATTCATGTCAGGAACGGCAACCCGACAGTCAAAGTAA
- a CDS encoding adenylate cyclase, with the protein MIRSIFRRQRGPVVLAALISVSATSGCGSKSTAPTPDEPQAASPVEAAPEPDDAAAVKALEEAGFDLTKDDAGNVVAFGIASDSDISESFANLAGLNHVKEGLFKGPGIDDKGLEVLAELKTLKRLDLTDSAVTDKALESVSKITGLEVLILRRVAVTKEGLAKLKPLQKLRMLDLRNTTVGDDAVKEVVALKSLVDVQFEKTQITDVGVEYLTALKLKSFNANACRTLTNATLESLGKIPTLQQVQVDYSSITDDGMKHLANLKNLSRVRIRGCFVTDKGIADMGTGDKIVRLELRDTSITGEALAIIAKYPKLTYLDLGECGRIEPEGFKNLAEATGLTYVGFWETKLNDEAFNSLGGLTNLTELDARDTELGDESVDTMLKFKNLTKIDLSGNQLMTDDGFGKLGQLPNLKWLGVANSNIGYDAFDELEKNENLEIVE; encoded by the coding sequence ATGATCCGATCGATTTTTCGACGCCAACGTGGTCCTGTCGTTCTCGCTGCATTGATTTCTGTTTCCGCCACCAGCGGATGCGGAAGCAAATCGACAGCCCCCACGCCCGACGAACCTCAAGCAGCCAGCCCCGTCGAAGCGGCACCGGAGCCAGATGACGCCGCTGCGGTAAAAGCTCTCGAAGAGGCCGGTTTTGACCTCACCAAAGATGACGCCGGGAATGTTGTGGCCTTCGGGATCGCTAGCGACTCCGATATCAGCGAATCGTTTGCCAATCTCGCCGGCCTGAACCACGTCAAAGAAGGCTTGTTCAAAGGCCCCGGAATCGACGACAAAGGCCTGGAAGTCTTGGCCGAACTGAAAACACTGAAGCGATTGGACCTGACCGATTCGGCCGTCACCGACAAAGCTCTCGAGTCGGTTTCGAAAATCACAGGGCTTGAAGTTCTTATTTTGCGTCGGGTTGCCGTCACCAAAGAAGGACTCGCCAAACTAAAGCCACTGCAAAAACTTCGCATGCTCGACCTGCGAAATACCACCGTTGGTGACGATGCGGTCAAGGAAGTTGTCGCGCTGAAGTCGCTTGTCGATGTTCAATTCGAGAAAACTCAAATCACAGACGTCGGTGTTGAATACCTAACGGCGCTAAAATTGAAGTCCTTCAATGCAAATGCCTGCCGAACGCTGACCAACGCGACCCTCGAATCGCTTGGAAAAATCCCAACACTGCAACAGGTTCAAGTCGACTATTCATCGATCACCGATGACGGCATGAAGCACTTGGCAAACCTCAAGAACCTCTCACGCGTTCGTATCCGTGGCTGCTTTGTTACCGACAAAGGGATCGCGGACATGGGAACCGGCGACAAGATCGTCCGATTGGAACTTCGCGATACGTCGATCACCGGTGAAGCCCTGGCGATCATCGCAAAGTATCCCAAATTGACTTACCTCGATTTGGGTGAATGTGGACGCATTGAGCCGGAAGGCTTCAAGAACTTGGCCGAAGCGACTGGCCTAACCTACGTCGGTTTTTGGGAAACCAAATTGAACGACGAAGCGTTTAACTCGCTCGGCGGTTTGACCAATCTGACTGAGCTTGATGCTCGTGACACCGAATTGGGTGACGAATCGGTCGACACGATGTTGAAATTCAAAAACCTGACCAAGATTGATCTGTCGGGCAACCAACTGATGACCGACGACGGTTTCGGCAAACTCGGCCAGTTGCCAAACCTGAAATGGTTGGGCGTAGCAAACTCCAACATCGGATACGACGCGTTCGATGAATTGGAAAAGAACGAGAACCTGGAAATCGTCGAATAG
- a CDS encoding metalloprotease, whose product MLLAEPPETDYDLRFTLFGFQIRIAVTFWLGAIVFGYDLAKMASESPIFFAGQVGVAPLLAAWAGCLLLSILIHELGHAFAFRRYGIESSIVLYHFGGLAIPRGAYTSGYSGFNSNIGAGMDEKRQLIVSFAGPALQILSALVVILAVKMAGYHVFAFFIMPSFLADLPWVTEGKFMDNRGLLTLVTFYVFPSILWALLNLVPVWPLDGGKIARSLILLNRGTVMQSLWVSVITSGAIAVYALQCRQPMMAIFFGMFAFSSYQMMTPMNNRW is encoded by the coding sequence ATGTTACTCGCTGAACCACCCGAGACCGACTACGACCTTCGATTCACCTTGTTCGGGTTTCAGATTCGAATCGCGGTGACGTTTTGGCTTGGTGCGATCGTGTTTGGGTATGATCTTGCCAAGATGGCATCGGAGTCACCGATTTTCTTCGCCGGACAGGTTGGTGTGGCACCCTTATTGGCAGCTTGGGCAGGATGCTTGCTGCTTTCGATCTTGATTCATGAGCTTGGTCATGCCTTTGCGTTTCGACGCTATGGCATCGAATCATCGATTGTGCTGTATCACTTCGGTGGCCTTGCGATTCCGCGGGGGGCCTACACGTCGGGATACTCTGGATTCAATTCAAATATCGGTGCAGGGATGGATGAAAAGCGACAATTGATCGTGTCGTTTGCCGGGCCTGCGCTGCAGATATTGTCTGCGTTGGTGGTGATCTTAGCCGTCAAAATGGCTGGTTATCACGTGTTCGCGTTCTTCATCATGCCGTCGTTCCTAGCAGATCTGCCGTGGGTTACCGAAGGCAAGTTCATGGACAACCGTGGCTTGTTAACGCTGGTCACATTCTACGTGTTCCCAAGCATTCTATGGGCCTTGTTGAACCTAGTTCCGGTTTGGCCTTTGGACGGAGGCAAGATCGCGCGCAGTTTGATCTTGTTGAACCGTGGCACGGTGATGCAGTCGCTATGGGTCAGTGTCATTACCAGCGGTGCGATCGCAGTCTATGCGCTGCAATGTCGACAACCGATGATGGCGATCTTCTTTGGGATGTTCGCCTTTAGCAGTTACCAAATGATGACTCCGATGAATAACCGTTGGTAA
- a CDS encoding Mrp/NBP35 family ATP-binding protein, which produces MSADEASIRKLLDSHPDPETGRPMGSVGQIGEITVNGDTIEVQIGLSTHSMPIRADVQDAIESKVIAANPGCSVNVSVTKHARPAARVGQTALRAKSVIAVGSGKGGVGKSSVAASLALALRHLGATVGLMDADVYGPSVPHLLGLSGRPAISEDKRIQPITLRDDSDAAAMPVMSMGFLVEPDQAVIWRGPMLHGSINQFLGMTEWGELDYLIIDMPPGTGDVALTLSQAVPLSGSVVVCTPQEVALLDAVKAIAMYRKVNIPILGVVENMSGFLCPDCGKTYDIFGSGGAREKAESLDVPFLGGLPIDIELRKACDEGRLPALIADNEVARLPFERIAQSLVRTIASRNVAAPPKPTLPTL; this is translated from the coding sequence ATGTCAGCTGACGAAGCTTCGATCCGTAAACTGCTCGATTCACATCCCGATCCCGAAACCGGGCGACCGATGGGGTCGGTGGGGCAGATCGGTGAAATCACAGTCAATGGTGACACGATCGAAGTCCAAATCGGACTATCAACCCATTCGATGCCCATCCGAGCAGATGTCCAAGACGCCATCGAATCAAAGGTCATCGCCGCCAATCCGGGTTGCTCCGTCAACGTTTCCGTCACCAAACACGCCCGTCCCGCAGCGCGGGTGGGACAGACCGCTCTGCGAGCTAAAAGTGTGATCGCAGTCGGTAGCGGCAAAGGCGGCGTCGGTAAAAGCTCGGTCGCCGCATCGTTGGCATTGGCCCTGCGGCATTTGGGAGCAACCGTCGGGTTGATGGATGCCGACGTCTATGGTCCCAGTGTGCCACACCTGTTGGGCCTGTCTGGACGTCCAGCGATTAGCGAAGACAAGCGAATCCAACCGATCACATTGCGAGATGACAGTGACGCGGCCGCGATGCCGGTGATGTCGATGGGTTTTCTGGTGGAACCTGATCAAGCTGTGATCTGGCGAGGCCCCATGCTGCACGGTTCAATCAATCAGTTCTTGGGTATGACCGAATGGGGCGAGCTTGATTATCTGATCATCGACATGCCGCCGGGTACCGGTGACGTCGCGCTCACACTTTCCCAAGCGGTGCCGTTGTCGGGCAGCGTGGTCGTTTGCACCCCGCAGGAAGTCGCGTTGCTCGACGCCGTCAAAGCGATCGCGATGTACCGCAAGGTCAACATCCCGATCCTAGGTGTTGTCGAGAACATGAGTGGGTTCCTATGCCCGGATTGCGGGAAGACGTATGACATCTTCGGGTCCGGTGGGGCACGTGAAAAAGCAGAGTCGCTGGACGTGCCGTTCTTGGGCGGTTTGCCGATCGATATCGAGCTTCGTAAGGCATGCGATGAAGGACGGTTGCCAGCCTTGATCGCCGACAATGAAGTCGCCCGGTTGCCGTTTGAGAGGATCGCACAGTCATTGGTGCGTACGATCGCGTCACGCAACGTCGCCGCACCACCAAAGCCAACATTGCCAACGTTGTAA
- a CDS encoding pyridoxal phosphate-dependent aminotransferase, with translation MANQSDRVRKVQDPVIPIVAKLARENAGTISLGQGVVNYRPPQQVFDAVMHHASDPAMDRYGPVLGQATLLEQLGQKLADENQIDLDRQDAVVVCTAGANMGFFNAVLAITDPGDEVILLAPFYFNHQMAIELAGCKAVVVQTDHQRQPDVAAIASAITSKTRAVVTISPNNPTGVTYDEPTLRAINKLCGDQELFHVADEAYEYFVYDDTKHFSIGSVAEAAPHTISIFSLSKAYAIAGWRFGYMVIPNHLVDAFSKIQDTDLICPPLICQIAASAALKAGRQWCMDRIGGLAEVRDLALNSLSDLEERCRIAKPTGAFYLFLDLQTDRTDRWLVEQLILRYRVAVLPGSAFGAEGCSLRVSYGALDRESVAEGMGRLNEGLAELLNE, from the coding sequence ATGGCAAATCAATCTGATCGAGTCCGTAAGGTTCAGGACCCCGTCATTCCGATCGTCGCGAAATTGGCTCGTGAAAACGCCGGCACGATTTCGCTTGGACAAGGAGTGGTGAACTACAGGCCGCCACAGCAGGTCTTTGATGCGGTAATGCATCATGCGTCCGATCCGGCGATGGACCGCTATGGTCCGGTTCTTGGTCAAGCAACGTTGCTGGAACAGTTAGGGCAAAAGCTGGCCGATGAAAACCAGATTGATCTGGACCGACAAGACGCCGTGGTGGTGTGTACTGCTGGCGCGAACATGGGCTTTTTCAATGCCGTGCTGGCCATCACCGATCCCGGCGACGAGGTCATCCTGTTGGCCCCTTTCTACTTCAATCATCAAATGGCGATTGAGCTTGCCGGGTGCAAAGCCGTGGTCGTTCAAACAGACCATCAGCGACAACCCGACGTGGCCGCGATAGCCAGCGCGATCACGTCGAAGACGCGAGCGGTCGTCACCATTTCCCCCAACAATCCCACCGGGGTCACCTACGACGAGCCGACGCTGCGGGCGATCAATAAGCTTTGCGGCGATCAAGAACTGTTCCACGTTGCCGACGAAGCTTATGAGTACTTTGTCTACGACGACACCAAGCATTTTTCGATCGGTTCAGTCGCTGAAGCAGCCCCGCATACGATTTCGATCTTCTCTTTATCAAAAGCGTACGCGATTGCCGGGTGGCGTTTCGGTTACATGGTGATTCCCAATCATCTGGTCGATGCGTTTAGCAAAATCCAAGATACCGATTTGATCTGCCCTCCACTGATCTGTCAGATTGCCGCTTCGGCAGCACTAAAGGCGGGACGCCAATGGTGCATGGATCGTATCGGCGGTTTGGCGGAGGTTCGAGATCTCGCTTTGAATAGCTTGTCTGACTTGGAAGAACGCTGCCGGATCGCGAAACCGACCGGAGCGTTCTACTTGTTTCTCGACTTGCAAACCGATCGAACCGATCGATGGTTGGTTGAACAATTGATCCTTCGCTACCGTGTGGCGGTGCTTCCCGGTAGCGCTTTCGGGGCCGAAGGATGCTCTTTGCGTGTATCGTACGGGGCACTGGACCGAGAATCAGTTGCCGAAGGGATGGGGCGGCTGAATGAAGGGCTGGCAGAGTTATTGAACGAGTAA